The following proteins are co-located in the Syngnathus scovelli strain Florida chromosome 5, RoL_Ssco_1.2, whole genome shotgun sequence genome:
- the gprin3b gene encoding uncharacterized protein gprin3b, with protein sequence MGSNPKRTVSVQMVPQLPAADTLANSNQSSEPNLKLSPGPKQDKTPVSTLKKTEDMSNKGTETGAIRDANANISNMLTLADEKVSKSPSCRVKTSKDETSVKTSPRNISSSRNNGAKHVEPETDKEAAALHKDRSSPKEPGHKRKHSVSLQEPPELKQSADTAPLLNSTLPSSNSQDINKASVDKISVENVAVDKLSAEKGFVDKHQTLQTLPQESQSKPQCKIYREASTMTSPRIPPIAVVQGRDAEVQAVASTSCKAVSTSPSLLPFRLNASNLEETHSLTVVYQSDGTLGFRQIGPSMNMHHPPIVEKLTVEAEMCPAVSAPLDAKLGAKPKESAPTLSSIQPVYQINIEQGNRKEPENRKAVEIPVTKFGESQTDAPSKSGFADKAVTAQINSSATTNTSSKFDDVTKDSETKQETDVEESDDEKQTRKSVHDVVWDEQGMTWEVYGAAVDPESLGFAIQSHLQCKIKEQERKLIAQTSIRKSISGLDSPRAATKSKRRQHNPFRSILRNVRRPNCCARPPPSAVLD encoded by the coding sequence ATGGGATCTAACCCAAAAAGGACAGTGAGCGTCCAGATGGTGCCTCAGCTGCCTGCTGCGGACACCCTAGCCAACTCCAACCAGTCTTCGGAGCCCAACCTGAAACTCTCACCTGGCCCCAAACAGGATAAGACACCAGTTAGCACCCTCAAAAAGACTGAAGACATGTCAAACAAAGGAACTGAAACAGGAGCGATAagagatgctaatgctaacattagcAACATGTTAACCCTGGCTGATGAAAAAGTCTCGAAGAGTCCCAGTTGCCGGGTAAAAACATCCAAGGACGAGACCAGCGTCAAAACCTCGCCACGAAATATCTCCTCCAGCCGTAACAATGGCGCAAAACACGTAGAGCCTGAAACGGATAAAGAGGCAGCTGCACTTCACAAGGACAGGTCGAGTCCCAAGGAGCCTGGTCACAAACGAAAACACTCGGTTTCTCTTCAAGAGCCACCTGAGCTCAAGCAAAGTGCGGATACTGCGCCCTTGCTCAACTCCACTTTGCCTTCGTCCAACAGCCAAGACATCAACAAAGCATCGGTAGATAAAATATCTGTAGAAAATGTAGCTGTAGACAAATTATCTGCCGAGAAAGGATTCGTAGACAAACACCAGACCTTGCAGACCTTGCCTCAGGAAAGTCAGTCCAAGCCTCAGTGTAAGATCTACAGAGAAGCTTCCACCATGACCTCCCCTCGAATTCCTCCCATCGCAGTCGTGCAAGGCCGTGACGCCGAAGTCCAGGCGGTAGCCAGCACCAGCTGCAAGGCCGTGTCCACCAGCCCGAGCCTGCTGCCCTTCAGGCTGAACGCGAGCAACCTTGAGGAGACACACAGCCTCACCGTCGTCTACCAGTCTGACGGCACTTTGGGCTTCCGCCAGATCGGGCCATCAATGAATATGCACCATCCGCCGATCGTAGAGAAGCTCACCGTCGAGGCGGAGATGTGCCCCGCCGTCTCCGCCCCGCTCGACGCCAAGCTGGGGGCCAAGCCCAAAGAAAGCGCCCCGACTCTCAGCAGTATCCAACCGGTGTATCAGATCAACATCGAGCAAGGCAATCGGAAGGAGCCGGAGAACAGAAAGGCGGTGGAAATACCCGTGACTAAATTCGGAGAATCCCAAACGGATGCGCCTAGCAAGTCTGGATTTGCGGACAAGGCTGTGACAGCCCAGATCAATTCATCCGCCACTACAAACACATCATCCAAGTTTGATGATGTTACGAAAGACTCCGAGACCAAGCAGGAGACAGACGTTGAAGAAAGCGATGACGAGAAGCAGACGCGGAAAAGCGTCCACGACGTGGTCTGGGATGAGCAGGGTATGACCTGGGAGGTCTACGGAGCCGCCGTGGACCCCGAATCCCTGGGCTTTGCCATCCAGAGCCACCTTCAGTGTAAGATCAAGGAGCAGGAGCGAAAACTAATCGCCCAAACGTCCATCCGCAAGTCCATCAGCGGCCTGGACTCACCGAGGGCGGCCACCAAGAGCAAGCGGCGGCAACACAACCCCTTTCGATCCATACTACGGAACGTGCGGCGCCCCAACTGCTGCGCTCGGCCGCCACCCTCGGCCGTCCTCGatta